A section of the Cydia amplana chromosome 15, ilCydAmpl1.1, whole genome shotgun sequence genome encodes:
- the LOC134654797 gene encoding uncharacterized protein LOC134654797, with protein sequence MGLLTIGVIAFMIALPLEASPISQSNAYIAVPVSWRKYFGKPSSHFKYNYVPRSEYYEPKVSQESDNYIERLIREALQAPRNMERDRRSTSDIDTDYYLIIENGNGEIV encoded by the exons ATGGGACTATTAACTATTGGTGTCATAGCATTCATG ATAGCACTACCCTTGGAAGCGTCGCCAATTTCGCAAAGTAATG CATATATCGCCGTACCAGTCTCATGGAGAAAATATTTTGGAAAGCCTAGTTCACATTTCAAGTACAATTATGTACCGAGGAGTGAATACTACGAACCAAAAGTGTCACAAGAATCGGACAATTATATAGAACGACTCATCAGAGAAGCTTTACAAG CTCCACGTAACATGGAGAGAGATAGAAGATCCACTTCGGACATCGACACGGACTATTATTTGATAATTGAAAATGGTAACGGTGAAATAGtttaa